The following proteins come from a genomic window of Phacochoerus africanus isolate WHEZ1 chromosome 9, ROS_Pafr_v1, whole genome shotgun sequence:
- the DTD2 gene encoding D-aminoacyl-tRNA deacylase 2 isoform X2, producing the protein MAESGRTPQARALLQQCLHARLQVRPAEGDAAAQWVEVQRGLVIYVCFFKGADKELLPKMVNTLLNVKLSETETGKHVSILDLPGNILIIPQATLGGRVKGRNMQYHSNSGKEEGLELYSQFVSLCKKELAANSKCAEAGVVVEHGTYGNRQVLTLDTNGPYTHLIEF; encoded by the exons ATGGCTGAAAGTGGCCGGACACCTCAGGCCCGGGCGCTCCTGCAGCAGTGCCTGCATGCCCGGCTACAAGTACGCCCCGCCGAGGGGGACGCCGCGGCCCAATGGGTGGAG GTTCAGAGAGGATTAGTGATCTATGTGTGCTTTTTCAAGGGAGCTGATAAAGAACTTCTTCCCAAAATGG TTAATACACTGTTAAATGTGAAATTAAGTGAAACCGAAACTGGCAAGCACGTCTCTATATTGGATCTACCTGGCAACATTCTTATCATCCCTCAAGCCACCCTTGGGGGGAGAGTAAAAGGAAGAAACATGCAGTATCACTCTAACTCTGGAAAAGAAGAAGGGTTAGAACTTTATTCCCAATTTGTATCTCTTTGTAAAAAAGAATTAGCTGCTAATAGCAAGTGTGCCGAAGCTGGGGTTGTGGTGGAACACGGCACTTATGGAAACAGGCAGGTGTTAACACTAGACACCAATGGACCATACACACACCTAATTGAGTTTTGA
- the DTD2 gene encoding D-aminoacyl-tRNA deacylase 2 isoform X1 translates to MAESGRTPQARALLQQCLHARLQVRPAEGDAAAQWVEVTSAPQPLRLSSGAVQRGLVIYVCFFKGADKELLPKMVNTLLNVKLSETETGKHVSILDLPGNILIIPQATLGGRVKGRNMQYHSNSGKEEGLELYSQFVSLCKKELAANSKCAEAGVVVEHGTYGNRQVLTLDTNGPYTHLIEF, encoded by the exons ATGGCTGAAAGTGGCCGGACACCTCAGGCCCGGGCGCTCCTGCAGCAGTGCCTGCATGCCCGGCTACAAGTACGCCCCGCCGAGGGGGACGCCGCGGCCCAATGGGTGGAGGTAACATCAGCCCCGCAGCCCCTGCGGTTATCCTCTGGCGCG GTTCAGAGAGGATTAGTGATCTATGTGTGCTTTTTCAAGGGAGCTGATAAAGAACTTCTTCCCAAAATGG TTAATACACTGTTAAATGTGAAATTAAGTGAAACCGAAACTGGCAAGCACGTCTCTATATTGGATCTACCTGGCAACATTCTTATCATCCCTCAAGCCACCCTTGGGGGGAGAGTAAAAGGAAGAAACATGCAGTATCACTCTAACTCTGGAAAAGAAGAAGGGTTAGAACTTTATTCCCAATTTGTATCTCTTTGTAAAAAAGAATTAGCTGCTAATAGCAAGTGTGCCGAAGCTGGGGTTGTGGTGGAACACGGCACTTATGGAAACAGGCAGGTGTTAACACTAGACACCAATGGACCATACACACACCTAATTGAGTTTTGA